A genomic segment from Psychrobacter arcticus 273-4 encodes:
- a CDS encoding DUF819 domain-containing protein has protein sequence MPDISNLAIESLPLAFGIIMAIIGLVFYTQALPGKFWQRFYAVLPGIVLCCFIPATLNSLGVFADGIGSQIYGFTATYLLPASLLLMTLSMDVPKILGLGWKAIAMFFAASIAIVISGPISLGIAKWVSPEMFTDDTLWRGFSAVAGSWIGGAANQAAMKELFGVSDDLFGMMILVDTTNASLWLLAILVMAKHSEKIDKFLRADSSSIDKVVKAVESYERDNARPATLNDLMVMFGLCFAMVGVAHFVGGQIAGFFAPYSWAVQYSFASSFFWMVVIITLIGVVFSFTKIRRLDHVGASKIGTVFIFILIAAIGMQINLAGIVSQWRLLLIGLLWMSIHVILIFIFARIIRAPFFFLAVGSNANTGGASSAPIVATAFHPSLAPVGVFLGILGYAVGTFGGYISTQMMRLVVG, from the coding sequence ATGCCTGATATTTCTAATTTAGCTATTGAAAGCTTGCCATTAGCGTTTGGCATCATTATGGCGATTATCGGATTGGTTTTTTATACCCAAGCATTGCCTGGTAAGTTTTGGCAACGGTTTTATGCGGTGCTACCGGGTATCGTACTGTGCTGTTTTATACCTGCGACGCTAAACAGCTTAGGTGTCTTCGCTGACGGTATTGGCTCGCAGATTTATGGTTTTACTGCTACTTATCTGTTGCCAGCCAGTTTACTGCTAATGACCTTATCAATGGATGTACCGAAGATACTGGGCTTAGGCTGGAAAGCGATAGCTATGTTCTTCGCGGCCAGTATCGCCATTGTCATTAGTGGTCCTATTAGCTTAGGTATCGCTAAATGGGTGTCGCCTGAGATGTTTACCGATGACACGCTATGGCGCGGCTTTTCAGCGGTTGCTGGTAGCTGGATTGGCGGCGCGGCCAACCAAGCAGCGATGAAGGAGCTGTTCGGGGTCAGTGATGATCTGTTTGGGATGATGATATTGGTCGATACCACCAATGCTTCACTGTGGTTACTGGCCATCTTAGTCATGGCAAAACACAGTGAAAAGATTGACAAGTTTTTACGGGCGGATAGCAGTAGCATTGATAAGGTCGTCAAAGCCGTTGAAAGTTATGAGCGTGACAATGCTCGTCCTGCCACGCTTAATGATTTGATGGTGATGTTTGGTTTGTGCTTTGCCATGGTTGGTGTAGCACATTTCGTTGGTGGTCAGATTGCAGGGTTCTTTGCCCCTTATAGTTGGGCGGTACAATACAGCTTTGCCAGCTCATTCTTTTGGATGGTGGTGATTATCACCTTAATAGGGGTAGTTTTCTCCTTTACCAAAATACGTCGCCTTGATCATGTTGGTGCTTCAAAAATTGGTACCGTCTTTATCTTCATATTAATTGCTGCTATTGGTATGCAAATTAATCTAGCAGGTATCGTCTCACAATGGCGACTGCTACTAATTGGTTTGCTTTGGATGAGCATCCATGTGATATTGATATTTATTTTTGCCAGAATCATCCGTGCGCCGTTTTTCTTTTTGGCAGTCGGCTCCAATGCCAATACTGGCGGCGCGTCATCGGCACCCATTGTCGCAACGGCATTTCACCCGTCACTAGCGCCAGTTGGGGTGTTTTTGGGTATTTTAGGCTATGCCGTGGGTACCTTTGGTGGTTACATCAGTACGCAGATGATGCGGCTGGTGGTGGGGTGA
- a CDS encoding DUF1176 domain-containing protein, which translates to MSKRILLPILAAISAALYSAASSADTPVDFTNQDWHVVCDNTRTCRLAGYQANNDIELPVSLLLIRRAGANATVDARVKLGGARENSAKALMQLGNRHRISLFINDKDYGEAKPFSGAAGYAELTSPQVTALLEALTKSSKIELVIRNTRWRLSDKGASAVMLKADEAQGRVGTASAFIRTEGANKSNSGVLSPKSIPAIRMVMPNPKATSGNKKKFVMRSSQLSDLMKDTIKNVSSNCPSLSDKSSWNANRLNSKQLLVQHNCWTGAYNAGKGVWVINDTKPYEPKLITTNATDYDKGQITAIQKGRGLGDCISKTEWLWTGKDFEKSHESNTGLCRMIEAGGAWQMPLYVTDVKISR; encoded by the coding sequence ATGTCAAAAAGAATTTTATTACCAATACTTGCCGCCATCAGTGCAGCGTTATACAGCGCTGCAAGTAGTGCTGACACGCCTGTAGATTTTACCAACCAAGATTGGCACGTGGTCTGTGACAATACACGTACTTGCCGGCTGGCTGGTTATCAGGCAAATAATGATATCGAATTGCCAGTGTCTTTATTGTTGATACGCCGTGCAGGTGCCAATGCCACGGTTGATGCTCGGGTCAAGCTCGGCGGTGCAAGAGAAAATTCTGCCAAAGCCTTGATGCAGCTGGGTAACCGTCACCGGATATCCTTATTTATTAACGATAAAGATTATGGCGAAGCCAAACCTTTTTCAGGTGCTGCTGGTTATGCTGAGCTCACCTCACCGCAGGTCACAGCGCTATTAGAGGCACTGACCAAATCAAGCAAGATAGAGCTGGTTATCCGCAACACGCGCTGGCGGTTGTCCGATAAAGGGGCGAGTGCAGTCATGCTAAAAGCGGATGAAGCACAAGGTCGAGTGGGCACAGCCAGTGCTTTTATTCGTACAGAGGGCGCAAACAAATCCAATAGCGGTGTGTTATCACCCAAGTCGATACCAGCGATACGGATGGTGATGCCCAATCCTAAGGCCACGTCTGGCAATAAGAAAAAATTCGTTATGCGCTCATCCCAGTTATCAGATTTGATGAAAGACACCATAAAAAATGTCAGTAGCAACTGCCCAAGCTTATCTGACAAATCGTCATGGAACGCCAATCGTCTAAACAGCAAGCAGTTGCTGGTACAGCATAATTGCTGGACAGGTGCTTATAATGCAGGTAAAGGTGTCTGGGTCATCAATGACACCAAACCATACGAGCCAAAGCTGATCACAACTAATGCTACGGATTATGACAAGGGTCAGATCACCGCTATCCAAAAAGGTCGTGGTCTTGGCGATTGTATATCTAAAACCGAGTGGTTATGGACGGGTAAGGACTTTGAGAAAAGTCATGAGAGCAACACTGGTCTGTGCCGTATGATTGAAGCGGGTGGTGCTTGGCAGATGCCACTTTACGTCACTGACGTCAAGATATCACGTTAA
- a CDS encoding DEAD/DEAH box helicase, with protein sequence MTDILSAIAAENGIIESTDTPNTTANTDTNNEAATTDATDENKVTFTDLNIAKPILSALERSGYTHPTPIQAEAIPFALQGRDLLLSAQTGSGKTAAFVIPVLDRLSRATSFDKLTKALILTPTRELAQQVHDSVRTYSKDMRGLFCVPLVGGAPYNGQITALKKGVQVIVATPGRLLDHINAGRVDLSSLEILVLDEADRMLDMGFADDISDILRAAPIDRQTIMCSATWDGPVGKIAASFTKNPERVSIKVESAHIEEKVYYCDDFDHKNRLLDKIVCHKDMEQIIIFAATKRSTEKLAKQLQEAGHKASFLHGDLPQSKRNRIVQDLRNGKCKILVATDVAARGLDVPALSHVINYDLPRQTEDYVHRIGRCGRAGRTGVAISLCSMDDRPQLNAINRYLDRKMEASVIEGMEPKKTYVPSENKGNGRGRGRGRSNGGGNGNGQGRGRSAGGYAGSGASKPSGQGRGRPSGDSSNATGQRASNDSGYQGKPRDSSGKPNERSGGKPYQGKRTGAPSRGDSTGVPRGERAATGRGRPSGSQGRPAARSDSRGQGRPTGGNRGNNS encoded by the coding sequence ATGACTGACATCTTATCTGCAATCGCTGCTGAAAACGGCATTATCGAAAGCACTGACACCCCAAACACTACTGCAAATACCGATACTAATAATGAAGCGGCTACGACTGACGCTACTGACGAAAATAAAGTTACCTTTACTGACCTAAATATTGCCAAGCCAATTCTTAGCGCGCTTGAGCGTAGTGGTTATACTCACCCAACACCTATTCAAGCAGAAGCCATTCCTTTTGCATTACAAGGTCGTGACCTTTTGTTATCTGCGCAAACGGGTAGTGGTAAAACAGCTGCATTCGTTATCCCAGTACTTGATCGCTTGAGCCGTGCAACCAGCTTCGACAAATTGACCAAAGCTCTTATTCTAACGCCAACGCGTGAACTTGCTCAGCAAGTACATGATAGCGTACGTACGTATTCTAAAGATATGCGTGGTCTATTCTGCGTGCCTTTAGTTGGCGGCGCACCATACAACGGTCAGATTACTGCTTTGAAAAAAGGCGTACAAGTTATCGTTGCAACCCCAGGTCGTTTACTTGACCATATCAATGCGGGTCGCGTTGACTTATCAAGCCTTGAAATCTTGGTACTTGATGAAGCTGACCGTATGCTAGATATGGGTTTTGCTGACGATATCAGCGACATACTACGTGCAGCACCGATTGATCGTCAAACGATTATGTGTTCAGCAACTTGGGACGGTCCTGTCGGCAAAATCGCTGCCAGCTTCACCAAAAACCCTGAGCGTGTATCAATCAAAGTTGAATCTGCGCACATCGAAGAAAAAGTGTATTACTGTGATGATTTTGATCACAAAAACCGTTTGCTTGACAAAATCGTTTGCCACAAAGATATGGAACAAATCATTATCTTTGCTGCCACTAAACGTAGTACTGAAAAATTAGCAAAACAGCTACAAGAAGCCGGTCATAAAGCAAGCTTCCTACATGGCGATTTGCCACAAAGCAAGCGTAACCGCATTGTTCAAGACCTACGTAATGGTAAATGCAAAATCTTAGTTGCGACCGACGTAGCGGCTCGTGGTCTAGACGTTCCAGCACTATCGCACGTCATTAACTATGACTTACCGCGTCAAACGGAAGATTACGTCCATCGTATCGGTCGTTGTGGTCGTGCAGGCCGTACTGGTGTTGCTATAAGCTTATGTAGCATGGATGACCGTCCACAGCTTAACGCTATTAACCGTTATTTAGATCGTAAAATGGAAGCCTCTGTTATCGAAGGCATGGAGCCTAAGAAAACTTACGTTCCTAGCGAAAACAAAGGCAATGGTCGTGGTCGTGGCCGTGGTCGTTCAAACGGCGGTGGTAATGGTAATGGTCAAGGTCGTGGTCGTTCAGCGGGTGGTTATGCTGGTTCTGGCGCTAGTAAACCTAGTGGTCAAGGCCGTGGTCGCCCATCAGGTGATAGCAGCAACGCTACTGGTCAACGCGCAAGCAATGACAGCGGTTATCAAGGTAAGCCACGTGATTCATCTGGCAAGCCAAATGAGCGTTCAGGTGGCAAGCCTTACCAAGGTAAGCGTACTGGTGCTCCTAGCCGCGGCGATAGCACTGGCGTTCCACGTGGTGAGCGTGCTGCAACGGGTCGTGGTCGTCCAAGTGGTAGCCAAGGTCGCCCAGCAGCTCGTTCAGACAGCCGTGGTCAAGGTCGTCCAACTGGCGGCAACCGTGGTAACAACTCGTAA